The genomic region CCTTACCCATTGGTTTACGATTGACAGACAGTTCAACGACGGAAAAAAAGGAGGGAAACAGCAATGACTCAATTCTGGTGGTTGGTTTATCCATACGTGACACTTACGATACTCGTCGTGGGTACATTGTACCGTTACGTATTTAGTCAACGCAGTTGGGGCTCGAAGTCGAGCGAGATCCTCGAGAAGCGGTGGCTTCGCCCTGGAGTCTCATGTTTCACTGGGGCATGCTGTTTGTCATTGGCGGACATGTGATGGGACTGCTTATTCCTATTGGAGTTTATCAGGCCCTTGGCGTTTCAACAGAAGCTTATCATTTAATGGCAGATGTCGTCGGTGGAATTGCTGGCATTGCGGCTACGGTGGGATGCTTCATTTTGCTCATGCGGCGGATGGTCAATCCGCGCGTTCGGCGCAATTCTACGCCTTCTGATTTCGTTGCTCTCGGTCTGTTGTTTCTGGTGATCGCTCTTGGCGCCTCGCAAACGGTGATTTCCAACAATGTCTTTGGTCCGTACGAGTATCGCTTGACAGTTGGGCCATGGATTCGTGGACTGATCCTTTTTCATCCCGACATACAGCTCATGACGCATGTCCCTCTGTTGCTGCAGATCCACATTATACTCAGCTTTGCCTTATTTGCCGTTTCGCCGTTTACCCGCCTGGTTCACGTTTGGAGCGCGCCGATTCGCTATCCAAGCAGGGCTCCAATTCAGTATCGATCACGCTTTGGAACGTTCACAAATCACAAGCCGCGCTAAACCAATCTGGATTAGAGTGAAAGGGTAAATGGGATTGAATCGTATCGAATAAATGTAAAGCATGACGTGACACGAATCACTCTATACAGCGCGTTTCTGACCTATTGTAAGGTATAGCGAGCGCGTGAATTTCTGTGGTTGAGCGTTTCTTGTTTTGAGAGGGCGGCGAGCAATCATGAGGGCGAGAAATTGGTCGATTAACTTGGAGACAGAGGAGTATGTCGAGGATCGCAACAAAATCATCGCAGATGCGTCGGAGGCTGTGGAGCAAACGGTTGATGGGTGTTTCGTCAATTTGGCTGTGGCACCGGATCATGGCGATCCTGATGCGTATCTGGTTCCGGAACTGCATGCCCGTTTTGGAACACGGATTTCAGTTCGCTTTGTGGATCAATGCGGCTGTGGCGGATACGTCTATCGGATTACAAAAGTTTCCGGCAGTGATTGAAGTAACCTCGTCGATTCATGAAGAAAAATAAACTCCTCCGAAACAGGCTGAATCCGCCATTGGC from Ferroacidibacillus organovorans harbors:
- a CDS encoding CGCGG family rSAM-modified RiPP protein, with the translated sequence MRARNWSINLETEEYVEDRNKIIADASEAVEQTVDGCFVNLAVAPDHGDPDAYLVPELHARFGTRISVRFVDQCGCGGYVYRITKVSGSD